The sequence ACCTGCGCACTGGCCCGCACCGCCGCGGCGTCGATCCTCCCGCGGCTCCCGACGCCCTGAAACGCCGTGAATGCCACATTGAGGGACTTTAGGTCTCTCAATGTGGCATTCACGGACTTGCGGGTCAGTCCTCGTACGTCAGGTTCTTGCCGTTCGAGGGGTCGAACAGCTTGATCTTGTCCGCGTCGTACCAGACCTCGACGTCCGCGTTCTCCCTCGCGCCCGACTCGGCCGACAGGCGGGCCACGATCTGGGACTCGGCGCCCGGGACGTCGGACGAACCGCTGTCGGCCGCCAGCTCGGCCAGCTCCTCGGCGGTGGCGACCTCGCCCTCCAGCGTGAAGTGGGCGAACTTCTCCGACCCCATCGACTCGAGCACGTCGATGTGCGCGGTGAAGGTGGCGCCACCGGCCTTCTGGCCGGCCTCCACCAGCGACGCGTCCTCGAAGTGCTCCGGCCGGATGCCGACGATCAGCTCGCGCGGGGCGTCGGCGCGCTCCACCAGCCGGCGGACGCGGTCGGTCAGCGGGGTCGTGCCCAGCGCGCTGTGCAGCTCGTTGTTCTCCAGCGTCGCCGGGACGAAGTTCATCGACGGGGAGCCGATGAACCCGGCCACGAACAGGTTCGCCGGGTTGTCGTAGAGGAACTGCGGCGAGCCGATCTGCTGCACGTACCCGGCCCGCAGCACGACGACCCGGTCGCCGAGGGTCATGGCCTCGGTCTGGTCGTGCGTCACGTACAGCGTCGTGGTGCCGAGCTGCTTCTGGATCTTCGACACCGACGTCCGCATCTGGCCGCGCAGCTTGGCGTCCAGGTTGGACAGCGGCTCGTCCATCAGGAACGCCTTGGGGTTGCGGACGATCGCCCGGCCCATCGCGACGCGCTGGCGCTGGCCACCGGAGAGGTTGGCCGGCTTGCGGTCCAGGTGCGCGGTCAGGTCGAGGATCGTCGCCGCCTCTTCGACCTTCGCCCGCACCGTCTTGTCGTCCACTTTGGCCAGCCGCAGCGGGAAGGCCATGTTCTCCCGCACGCTCATGTGCGGGTAGAGCGCGTAGGACTGGAACACCATCGCGATGTCCCGGTCCTTCGGGGCCTTCTCGTTGACGCGCTTGCCGTCGATGCGCAGCTCACCCGAGGAGATGTCCTCCAGGCCGGCGACCATGTTCAGCGTCGTCGACTTCCCGCAGCCGGACGGGCCGACCAGGATGATGAACTCGCCGTCGGCGATGGTGATGTCCACTTCGGACACGGCGAGGGCGCCGTCGGGGTACTTCTTCGACACCTTGTCGAGCACGATCTCTGCCATAGCGCTACCCCTTCACCGCACCGGAGGTCAGCCCCGCCACGATGCGACGCTGGAAGAACAACACGAACACAATGATCGGGATGGTGATCACGACGGCCGCCGCGCTCACCTGCCCGGTCGGGTCCTCGAACTGCGAGGACCCGGTGAAGAACGACAGCGCCGCCGGCACCGTGCGCGACGCCGTGGTCGACGTCAGCGAGATGGCGAACAGGAAGTCGTTCCAGCAGAAGATGAACACCAGGATCGCCGTGGTGAACACGCCCGGCGCGGCCAGCGGCGCGATCACCTTCCGGAAGGCCTGGGCCGGCGTGGCGCCGTCCATCTTCGCCGCTTTTTCCAGCTCCCACGGGATTTCCCGGAAGAACGCCGAGAGCGTGTAGATCGACAGCGGCAGCGCGAACGTGATGTAGGGCAGGATCAGCCCCGGCCACGTGTCGAACAGCGCCAGGTTCCGCTCGATGTTGAACAGCGGCGTCACCAGCGACACCTGCGGGAACATCGCGATCAGCAGCGAAAGCCCGACCAGCAGCTGCTTGCCGGGGAACTCCAGCCGCGCGATCGCGTACGCGGCCATCGTGCCCAGCACCACCGCGATCACCGTCGAGATGATCGCGATGCCGATGGAGTTGACCAGCGCCAGCAGGAACTCCGACGTCTGGAAGATGTCCGCGTAGTTCTGCCAGGTCCACGACCGCGGGATGAAGTTCCCGTCGGTCAGCGTGTCCTTGGTCTTGAACGACAGCGAAACCACCCAGAGCACCGGCACCAGCGCGAACACCAGCACGAGGATGTCGACCAGGCCCCACCTGACTTTGCGGCCCGTCGTGACGGTTCCCATCACCATCAGCGCTTACCCCCGTCGTCCGAACCCGGTGCGGCCGTGCCGAACACCTTGATGAAGATGAAGGCGATGATCGCCACGGTGATGAAGATCAGCACCGCCATCGTCGACCCGATCCCGAGGTTGAGCCCCTTGACCAGGTTGTTGTAGGTCTGCATGGAGACCGACCCGGTGTCCTGCGCGCCCGAGGTGAGCACGTAGATGTTGTCGAAGATGCGGAACGCGTCCAGCGTGCGGAACAGCAGCGCCACCAGGATCGCCGGCTTCATCACCGGCAGCATCACCTTGGTGAACCGCTGCCACGCGCTCGCGCCGTCCATCGCGGCGGCCTTGAGCAGGTCGTCCGGCACCAGGGCCAGGCCCGCCATCAGCAGCAGCGCCATGAACGGCGTGGTCTTCCACACCTCGGCGCCGATGATGATGAACAGCGACGGCCACTGCTGGGTGAGCGGTGCCGCGTCGGCGGCCAGCCAGTTCGCCAGGTAGCCGGTCTTCGGCGTCCACGCGTAGTACCACGAGAACGCCGCGACGACCGTGACGATGCCGTACGGGATCAGCGCGACCGTGCGCACCAGCCCGCGCCCCACGAGCGTCCGGTGCATCACCAGCGCCAGCGCCATGCCGAGGACGAACTCGATCGCCACCGACACCACGGTGAGGAACATCGTGGTGCCGAACGCGGTCCACCAGTACGAATTGGACAGCACGGCCCCGTAGTTGTCGAAGCCGACGAACTCCTGCTGCGCCGGGAACCTGAGGTCGTAGCGCTGCAGCGAAAGCCAGATCGAGTAGAGGATCGGGTAGCCGGTGACCGCGATCATCACGATGAACGCGGGCGCGCACAGCCAGAGCCCGAGCCGCCGCTCGGCCTTCTTCCCTTCGGACAGCGCGGGCTTGCCCTTCTTGTGGGACACGGGTTCGGCGGCCGTGGCCCCCGCCGTGGTCGGGTCCTGGACGGTCACGGGATCACTCCCTTCGACTGGAGCGCGTCGTTGAGCTGATCGCGCAGCTTGTCCGCGGTGGCCTTCGGATCGATGGCGGACGGCGGGGAGAGCACCTTGGACATCACCGTCGACATGTTCTGGTAGGCCGGGGTCAGCGGCCGCACCGCGGAGTCCTTGATGGCCTTGATGATCGCGTCCCGCATCGGGTACTTGAGCGCCATGTTCGGGTTGTCGGCGCTCGCCGGCTTCGACGCGTCGAGCGGCGTGTCGTCGTGGTACACCGATTCGATGGTCGGCGGGACGCCGTCGTTGATCGCCGAGAACTTCTGGTTCTCCGCGTTGCGCAGGCACAGCGCCGCTTCGAACGCCTCGGGCTTGTGCGCCGACAGCGAGCTGACGGCGAGGTCGTACCCGCCGATCGTGGTCTTGGCCGGCGTGCCCGCCTTCGCCTCGGGGTAGACGGCCCACTTCATGTGCGAGACGTCCTTCGGCTTCTCCTTGGCGTAGGAGGCGTAGACGAACGGCCAGTTGAGCTCGAAGGCGGCGTCACCGCGCTGGAACGCCTGCCGGACGTCGTCCTCCTTGGAGTTGGTCAGCGACGGGTCCGTGATGCCCGAGGACGTGACCTCCTTGAGCAGGGAGAGCGCTTGCACGGCGCCGTCGTCCAGGACGACGGACTTGCCGTCCTCGGAGAGGATGTGGCCGCCCATCGAGTTGACCAGCGTGTTGTAGAAGACGACGAGGCCTTCGTACTGCGCGCCGGTGAAGACGATGCTGTACGGCTTGCCCTGCGCCTTCAGCTCCTTCGACTTCGCGATCATCTCCTGCCACGTCTTCGGTGGCGACGGCGTGATCCGGTCGTCGTACCAGAGCAGCTGGACGTTGGTGTTCTTCGTGGCCGCGTAGAGCTTCCCGTTGTAGGTGGCCGTCTCCAGCGGCCCTTCCAGGACGCCCTGCGTCGCCTCGGCCTTGTCCTGGCCCTTCCACTCCTCGACCCAGCCGGCTTCGGCGAACTCCGAAACCCAGGTCACGTCCAAGCCGAGGACGTCCATCGCGTCGTCACCCGCGGCGAGCCGCCGGGCCATCTGCAGGCGCTGGTCGTCCGCGCCGCGTTGCAGTTTGTTGTAGACGATTTCGTAGCGGCCGCCCGCCGCCTGGTTGCAGTTGTCGACGACTTTCTGGAAGCTGTCCTCGGGCGCGTAGTAGACGTTGATCTTCAGTCCACCGCCCGATCCGCAACCGGCCAGCAGACCGGTCACCAATGCCCCTGCCCCCAGCAGGACCGCGGCACGGCCGGGCGAGCGTCCCCGTTCGCCCGCGCCGATCCTCTTCCCCATAAGGCCTCCTCACCCGCGTGCACGCCGGTTACCGCGGTACCCGGTGGGCACCGCGACGCGATGAGGCGAACCGCGCCAGCACCCCGACGTGCTAGTGCTCGGGCCGCCGCGCTGGTTGGGCGAGGCCGCCCGACTGGTGTCGGACAACTTATGCCGGGCGATCACACCCCGCAAGCAGTATCGGTAACGATTCAGCCCACCGCGCGCCGAATCGTGATTTTTCGCTGGTAGAGGCGGAGTTCTAGGGGGTTCGCGCTTAGGGGTTCGGCTTGAGCGCGAGCTTGGCGAGCAATTCGCGCCCCTGTTCGGCGGAACGCGGCTGGCACAGCACGTCGTACCGGCCGGCGACGAGCTGGCTCGCCGAGGAGAAGTCCCGCCGTCCCCGCGACATGCTGTACCCGATGGCGGCGAACATCAGCCCGGACAGCACGCCGAGCACCAGCCCGGTGAGCAGCTGCAGCGCGAAGCCCTGGTTGACGAACAGCCCGAGCAGCAGCCCGGCGAACAGGCCGAACCAGGCGCCGGACACGGCGCCGGTGCCGAGCACGCGCCCCCAGGACAGCTTCCCGATGACGCGTTCGACCAGCATCAGGTCGACGCCGACGATGGTGACGTCGGAGACGGAGAACTCGCTGTCGGCGAGGAAGTCGACGGCCTGCTGCGCCTCGCCGTAGGTCGCGTACGACCCGATCGGCCAGCCGGTCGGCGGAGTCGGCAGCCGTGGCAGGTTGCCGGGCGCCCGGTTCC is a genomic window of Amycolatopsis lexingtonensis containing:
- a CDS encoding carbohydrate ABC transporter permease, which gives rise to MTVQDPTTAGATAAEPVSHKKGKPALSEGKKAERRLGLWLCAPAFIVMIAVTGYPILYSIWLSLQRYDLRFPAQQEFVGFDNYGAVLSNSYWWTAFGTTMFLTVVSVAIEFVLGMALALVMHRTLVGRGLVRTVALIPYGIVTVVAAFSWYYAWTPKTGYLANWLAADAAPLTQQWPSLFIIIGAEVWKTTPFMALLLMAGLALVPDDLLKAAAMDGASAWQRFTKVMLPVMKPAILVALLFRTLDAFRIFDNIYVLTSGAQDTGSVSMQTYNNLVKGLNLGIGSTMAVLIFITVAIIAFIFIKVFGTAAPGSDDGGKR
- a CDS encoding carbohydrate ABC transporter permease, whose translation is MVMGTVTTGRKVRWGLVDILVLVFALVPVLWVVSLSFKTKDTLTDGNFIPRSWTWQNYADIFQTSEFLLALVNSIGIAIISTVIAVVLGTMAAYAIARLEFPGKQLLVGLSLLIAMFPQVSLVTPLFNIERNLALFDTWPGLILPYITFALPLSIYTLSAFFREIPWELEKAAKMDGATPAQAFRKVIAPLAAPGVFTTAILVFIFCWNDFLFAISLTSTTASRTVPAALSFFTGSSQFEDPTGQVSAAAVVITIPIIVFVLFFQRRIVAGLTSGAVKG
- a CDS encoding general stress protein is translated as MMVSSPFGGNRAPGNLPRLPTPPTGWPIGSYATYGEAQQAVDFLADSEFSVSDVTIVGVDLMLVERVIGKLSWGRVLGTGAVSGAWFGLFAGLLLGLFVNQGFALQLLTGLVLGVLSGLMFAAIGYSMSRGRRDFSSASQLVAGRYDVLCQPRSAEQGRELLAKLALKPNP
- a CDS encoding ABC transporter ATP-binding protein yields the protein MAEIVLDKVSKKYPDGALAVSEVDITIADGEFIILVGPSGCGKSTTLNMVAGLEDISSGELRIDGKRVNEKAPKDRDIAMVFQSYALYPHMSVRENMAFPLRLAKVDDKTVRAKVEEAATILDLTAHLDRKPANLSGGQRQRVAMGRAIVRNPKAFLMDEPLSNLDAKLRGQMRTSVSKIQKQLGTTTLYVTHDQTEAMTLGDRVVVLRAGYVQQIGSPQFLYDNPANLFVAGFIGSPSMNFVPATLENNELHSALGTTPLTDRVRRLVERADAPRELIVGIRPEHFEDASLVEAGQKAGGATFTAHIDVLESMGSEKFAHFTLEGEVATAEELAELAADSGSSDVPGAESQIVARLSAESGARENADVEVWYDADKIKLFDPSNGKNLTYED
- a CDS encoding ABC transporter substrate-binding protein; the protein is MGKRIGAGERGRSPGRAAVLLGAGALVTGLLAGCGSGGGLKINVYYAPEDSFQKVVDNCNQAAGGRYEIVYNKLQRGADDQRLQMARRLAAGDDAMDVLGLDVTWVSEFAEAGWVEEWKGQDKAEATQGVLEGPLETATYNGKLYAATKNTNVQLLWYDDRITPSPPKTWQEMIAKSKELKAQGKPYSIVFTGAQYEGLVVFYNTLVNSMGGHILSEDGKSVVLDDGAVQALSLLKEVTSSGITDPSLTNSKEDDVRQAFQRGDAAFELNWPFVYASYAKEKPKDVSHMKWAVYPEAKAGTPAKTTIGGYDLAVSSLSAHKPEAFEAALCLRNAENQKFSAINDGVPPTIESVYHDDTPLDASKPASADNPNMALKYPMRDAIIKAIKDSAVRPLTPAYQNMSTVMSKVLSPPSAIDPKATADKLRDQLNDALQSKGVIP